A portion of the Malassezia japonica chromosome 3, complete sequence genome contains these proteins:
- a CDS encoding uncharacterized protein (COG:S; TransMembrane:1 (i317-339o); EggNog:ENOG503NXRH), whose product MRPKTKFRACYERLLAGEQPWDASDARGVSAKAMGKANAAPRTQFYMDLLCLPVERDAVLALVAPADLLDERAALARENITGLWKEALRTFAEDKDDELRRANALETLLALACALLPKAYTNYTLDVITLLAGRMSDADEMFYALVAAIDDALREAPQGGSALQPHTVQLALVCIAYMGNTSLATYFLHRDLFSSAMHVVHTNTSVDVISETALLVSLLSTAGQTHGVANATGLTLDPVSSAVMSNAGFQPYHRKLRDYADSVDMARIAHALSVQFARTLDMYRAAPEARAAPSSAWLLWGAAEQDEAPRPLPPPRALFLLCVWLLVHTSDAFVLGMLAPPTGEPLVVTFFSLASYVLTHASSSARASTYAHTVLQIIVAFLGPADGTENAAVRERLLCDEVQRNEDAVERGKADPGVLVDRVDLCRQKANPLPLPPQDGTKRRRRLVVLVLDNAALFFKYNRSKRLDAPAFVTALTAVQRTAMLCAQQHVLLEYDWLELWRAMLGVASFLAQRHEELVGSDVQLVATSLLETLAVALVYSDRFLQTPAETHLLVYELARNAEALQKVAGLLPPRRGKVNVHWALLQDILHAIDAKIAAWRERPSGASYFFSRTANKPPSTQTVMRIIQEMDLNALLGNDAPACAAILRTAQSRPRDGRRGAPSSGTPSPSAALLRCLQQDLLAQLS is encoded by the coding sequence ATGCGGCCCAAGACGAAATTCCGGGCGTGCTACGAGCGGCTGTTGGCCGGCGAGCAGCCCTGGGACGCGTcggatgcgcgcggcgtgagcgCCAAGGCGATGGGCAAGGCgaacgccgcgccgcgcacgcagtTCTACATGGACCTGCTGTGCCTCCCGgtggagcgcgacgcggtgcttgcgctcgtcgccccGGCGGatctgctcgacgagcgcgcggcgcttgcgcgcgaaAACATCACGGGGCTCTggaaagaggcgctgcgcacatttgccgaggacaaggacgacgagctgcgccgcgccaacgcgctcgagacgctgctcgcgctcgcgtgtgcgctgctgccgaAAGCCTATACCAACtacacgctcgacgtgaTTACGCTGCTGGCCGGCCGCATGTCGGACGCGGACGAAATGTTCTATGCGCTGGTCGCGGCaatcgacgacgcgctgcgcgaggcgccgcagggcgGAAGCGCGCTCCAGCCGCACacggtgcagctcgcgctaGTGTGCATTGCGTACATGGGCAacacgtcgctcgcgacctACTTTCTGCACCGCGACCTCTTTTCGAGCGCGATGCACGTCGTCCACACTAATACCTCGGTCGACGTGATTTCCGagacggcgctgctggtgAGCCTCTTGTCGACCGCCGGGCAGAcgcacggcgtcgcgaACGCGACGGGCCTCACGCTCGATCCCGTGTCGTCGGCGGTCATGAGCAACGCGGGCTTCCAGCCGTACCAccgcaagctgcgcgactaTGCCGACTCGGTCGATATGGCGCGTattgcgcacgcgctctcGGTGCAGTTTGCGCGCACCTTGGACATGtaccgcgcggcgcccgaggcgcgcgcggcgccgtcgagtGCCTGGCTCCTGtggggcgccgccgagcaagacgaggcgccgcggccgctgccgccgccccgcgcgcTCTTCCTTCTGTGCGTCTGGCTGCTGGTGCACACCTCGGACGCGTTTGTGCTCGGGAtgcttgcgccgccgactgGCGAGCCGCTGGTCGTGACCTTCTTTTCGCTCGCGTCCTATGTACTGACGCATGCGTCGAGCAGTGCGCGGGCGTCGACCTATGCGCACACCGTCCTGCAGATCATTGTCGCTTTCCTTGGGCCCGCGGACGGCACGGAGAatgcggcggtgcgcgagcgcctcctctgcgacgaggtgcagcgcaacgaggacgcggtcgagcgcggcaaggCCGATCccggcgtgctcgtcgaccgcgtgGACTTGTGCCGCCAGAAAGCGAATCCGCTCCCTCTTCCGCCCCAGGACGGGAcaaagcggcggcggcggctcgtcgtgcttGTCCTCGACAATGCTGCGCTCTTTTTCAAGTACAACCGCAGCAAgcggctcgacgcgccggcgttTGTCACCGCGCTGACGGCcgtccagcgcaccgcgatGCTCtgtgcgcagcagcacgtcCTGCTCGAGTACGACTGGCTCGAGCTGTGGCGTGCAatgctcggcgtcgcctcgtTCCTTGCCCAGCGgcacgaggagctggtcgggagcgacgtgcagctcgtcgccacgtcgctcctcgagacgctTGCAGTGGCGCTCGTGTACTCGGACCGCTTTTTGCAGACGCCTGCCGAGACGCACCTGCTCGTCTACGAGCTGGCTCGCAACGCCGAGGCCCTCCAAAAGGTCGCGGGGCTGCTGCCTCCCCGCCGCGGCAAGGTCAACGTGCACTGGGCGCTCCTCCAGGACATTCTGCACGCGATCGACGCCAAGATCGCCGCgtggcgcgagcggccgtcgggcgcgtcgtacttcttttcgcgcacggccaacaagccgccgagcacgcagACAGTGATGCGCATCATCCAGGAAATGGACCTGAACGCGCTGCTGGGCAACGACGCaccggcctgcgccgcaatCCTCCGCACGGCCCAGAGCCGACCGCGCGacggacgccgcggcgcgccgtcgtcgggcacgccgagcccgagcgcggcgctgctgcggtGCCTCCAGCAGGATCTGCTGGCACAGCTTAGCTAG
- a CDS encoding uncharacterized protein (BUSCO:EOG09263U08; COG:K; EggNog:ENOG503NW6J): protein MGDEAKPKVKVRPHMRKPRVKLNFSRNMAGASAGGDGPKTKPYMQGYDRELDSEDEDSGEGMAFEEQLILRLPEGPGVDGELDELRKTIKKRGTLPDTWFKFKDSRRAIFHIGGQPYSAKIVDLPCIVESHKTLDNKQIFKIADISQMLLVEHAVANEGEAVEASSSRDATGKSGFHGDDYIYPHGITPPMQWARKRRFRKRIHNRGIDMVEKEVENLLNDDRRAERVEFEYVDPSEADLIEEEIANTKYEYGAEDDEHASSQQHDSGDEEDHQAMDGEDDDENVDQDLAAELDAALAREHGDEGEEDSASNSDNDKESDEGSRADSDLEDLWDDDENEEEDGEQDAEQDAEQDADKDEDDGEEEAERRVRESQLEAECREIETLIRRKQTDIDATLNALIKSRHQQALRKLQVELDLKKKHLLDIKQLRRTIREERAAEAEARETAAAEAHKAREAHKTLDEPAEPSPTEPEK, encoded by the exons atgggcgacgaggcgaagcCCAAGGTCAAGGTGCGGCCGCACATGCGCAAGCCGCGCGTGAAGCTCAACTTTTCGCGGAACATGGCCGGTGCGTCGGCCGGAGGTGATGGCCCCAAGACGAAGCCGTACATGCAAGGCTATgaccgcgagctcgacagcgaggacgaggactcGGGCGAGGGGATGGCGTTTGAGGAGCAGCTCATCCTGCGCCTGCCCGAGGGCCCTGGCGTGGATGGcgagctggacgagctgcgcaagacgATCAAGAAGCGGGGCACACTGCCAGACACTTGGTTCAAGTTCAAGG actcgcgccgcgccatcTTTCACATTGGCGGCCAGCCGTACTCGGCCAAGATTGTGGATTTGCCGTGCATCGTCGAGTCGCAcaagacgctcgacaaCAAGCAGATTTTCAAGATCGCCGACATCTCACAAATGCTCCTGGTGGAGCATGCGGTGGCGAacgagggcgaggccgtcgaggcgtcctcgtcgcgcgacgcgaccgGCAAGAGCGGCTTCCACGGCGACGACTATATATACCCCCACGGCAtcacgccgccgatgcagtgggcgcgcaagcgccgcttCCGCAAGCGCATCCACAACCGCGGCATCGACATGGTGGAAAAAGAGGTCGAGAACCTCTTGaacgacgaccgccgcgcggaaAGGGTCGAGTTTGAATACGTCGACCCCTCCGAGGCGGATTTGATCGAGGAGGAGATTGCGAATACCAAGTACGAGTACGGCGCCGAagacgacgagcacgccTCGTCGCAACAACACGACTCGGGCGACGAAGAGGACCACCAGGCGATGGAtggcgaggacgacgacgagaacgtcgaccaggacctcgctgccgagctcgacgcggcactcgctcgcgagcacggcgacgagggcgaggaggacaGCGCGTCGAACAGCGACAATGACAaggagagcgacgagggcagccgcgccgactcggacctcgaggacctctgggacgacgacgagaacgaggaggaggacggAGAGCAGGACGCGGAACAGGATGCGGAACAGGATGCGGacaaggacgaggacgacggcgaggaagaggccgagcgccgcgtgcgcgagtcgcagctcgaggccgagtgCCGCGAAATCGAGACGCTGATCCGCCGCAAGCAGACCGACAtcgacgcgacgctcaaCGCGCTGATCAAGAGCCGCCACCAGCAGGccctgcgcaagctccaGGTGGAGCTGGACCTGAAGAAGAagcacctgctcgacatCAAGCAGCTCCGGCGCACCAtccgcgaggagcgcgcggcagaGGCCGAAGCCCGCGAAacagccgcggccgaggcgcacaaggcgcgcgaggcacaCAAAAccctcgacgagcccgcCGAGCCCAGTCCGACCGAGCCCGAGAAATAG
- a CDS encoding uncharacterized protein (EggNog:ENOG503P5JE; COG:K) → MAEEDELVASLPVFLSHSLSDGAKLQLFQYPLYQRDRPLPVPASAAQRGQTVTSRWRPHTNRVEMELPLDMRASVYDGEKGAEYAEACERLGKIPVPGAAPQVKQERQDGPVRFDSMRLESASVPNATEYLVGTMRDGELHLTPLHAVLQMRPSMQHVDLLGQAEENERRRERGAPVSDDEGEARETREARETRKASSVIPLNVSVRTEGRAARGTELSQRDAEAERWVDLRWMDADAPGAREIVDDQLLARSRARLYCDASVADFL, encoded by the coding sequence ATGgcggaggaggacgagctgGTGGCCTCGCTGCCGGTGTTCCTGTCGCACTCGCTGAGCGACGGTGCAAAGCTCCAGCTATTTCAATACCCGCTGTACCAGCGCGATAGGCCGCTGCCAGTGCCGGCGtctgccgcgcagcgcgggcaGACGGTGACCAGCCGCTGGCGGCCCCACACGAACCGCGTCGAGATGGAGCTGCCGCTGGACatgcgcgcgtcggtgtACGATGGCGAAAAAGGTGCCGAGTACGCAGAGgcgtgcgagcgcctcggcaagatTCCGGTGccgggcgctgcgccgcaggtcaagcaggagcgccaggACGGCCCTGTGCGCTTTGACAGCATGCGCCTCGAGAGCGCCAGCGTCCCCAACGCGACCGAGTACCTGGTCGGTACGATGCGTGATGGCGAGCTGCATCTCACGCCTCTGCACGCTGTCCTGCAAATGCGCCCGTCGatgcagcacgtcgacctcCTCGGGCAGGCCGAAGAaaacgagcggcgccgcgagcgtggcgcgccggtctcggacgacgaaggcgaggcgcgcgagacgcgcgaaGCACGCGAAACGCGCaaggcctcgagcgtcatTCCACTCAACGTGTCTGTGCGCACCGaagggcgcgccgcgcgcggcacggagctgtcgcagcgcgacgccgaggccgagcgctggGTGGACCTGCGCTGGAtggacgccgacgcgcccggcgcgcgcgagatTGTCGACGACCAACTGctcgcgcgctcgcgcgcgcggctgtACTGCGATGCAAGCGTAGCCGATTTTCTGTAG
- the ndk1_1 gene encoding nucleoside-diphosphate kinase (COG:F; EggNog:ENOG503P274), translating into MFAKIATTAGLRGAARAFSTRAAPAMRASRSPLALAAGAAVAGVSLFALPSVQLEAPEPSIAGTYATASERSFVMIKPDGVSRQIVGKIIERFETRGYKLVSIKSVLPSEELAKTHYADLAHKPFFPALVKYITSGTPVIAMVWEGKDVIRQGRRMVGATNPLEAEQGSIRGEFAVSVGRNIIHASDGFDSATKEIGLWFDEKELAAYEPAAWNQIMADN; encoded by the coding sequence ATGTTCGCCAAGATTGCTACGACTGCTGGTCTCCGcggtgccgcgcgtgcgtttagcacgcgcgctgcgcctgcgatgcgtgcctcgcgctcgccgcttgcgctcgctgccggcgccgccgtcgcgggtgtgtcgctctttgcgctgccctcggtgcagctcgaggcgcccgagccgagcaTTGCCGGCACCTACGCCAcggcgagcgagcgcagcttTGTCATGATTAAGCCGGACGGCGTGAGCCGCCAGATCGTTGGCAAGATCATTGAGCGCTTCGAGACCCGCGGCTACAAGCTGGTCTCGATCAAGTCCGTGCTCCCTTCggaggagctcgccaagacgCACTACGCGGACCTCGCGCACAAGCCCTTCTTCCCCGCGCTGGTCAAGTACATCACCTCGGGCACCCCGGTGATCGCCATGGTCTGGGAGGGCAAGGACGTCATCCGCCAGGGCCGCCGCATGGTCGGCGCGACCAACCCCCtggaggccgagcagggcTCGATCCGCGGCGAGTTTGCCGTGAGCGTCGGCCGGAACATTATCCACGCCTCGGACGGCTTCGACTCGGCGACGAAGGAGATCGGCCTCTGGTTCGACGAAAAGGAGCTCGCCGCCTACGAGCCGGCTGCCTGGAACCAGATCATGGCCGACAACTAA
- the DIS3 gene encoding exosome catalytic subunit dis3 (COG:J; EggNog:ENOG503NUBN; BUSCO:EOG09260AQB) encodes MAPISIQKRPRTDDEKAAAYVKFHRKTARGKVLKVLRETYHRDDIPCGSVACAFCGPALYAAEGAGSSMPTRKPMLDTRGIENTYTGAPHYVMIDTNVVLHQMDVLENPAFTNVVVLQTVLDEVRNRSLPLANRLRALLTDPDRKMWQFFNDFHADTAIVRDAHETPNDRNDRAIRRAAAWYAQHLQTSDSKLGVVLVSDDVDNVHKARTDGVTACSVREYITGFQNADQLQDLLSARELEGEKHPELQRNAHVFDEYWETSQLEAAFRAGSLHKGFFNANAFNYLEGTVRTESLSKPILLQGREAMNRAVDGDVVYVALLPESEWKGATDAVLDSDSARRNDDARDSDDDEEEQVEEETLAITDDAKKQPTGRVVGVARRNWRSYVAHIDQTSVNEGAIASLGPQTLFASPVDRKIPRIKIRTRQVKELLGQKILVTMDEWRASSRYPEGHFVRALGAAESKEAEQESLLLEYDVPYRPFSKAILDCLPAEGDDWKVPPKDAASPAWRDREDLRAENICSIDPPGCQDIDDALHAKPLPNGNIQVGVHIADVSYFVRPDTPMDAEAASRGTTVYLVDKRIDMLPHLLGTNLCSLRPFVERLAFSAIWEMTPDADVVSVRFTKSVIASKAAFTYEEAQKRKDNKKLDDPITTSVRLLNGLAIKLKQRRMEAGALNLASPEVRIQMDSRESSGPIDVEQKEMHETNSLVEEFMLLANTSVAQRIYEAYPTTAVLRRHCPPPSDNFDTLKDILKKRRGMDLDTSSSGALAASLDKCVDKTDATFNTLVRILATRCMLAAEYFCTGSVARNAFGHYGLAMGMYTHFTSPIRRYADVLVHRQLAAAIHYEPLPTSLYSKHYVDDVLAVVNKRHRAGQLAGRASVEFYVGLAITARNAERGADATQVGKGDGAVMLLRADAYVVRTFRNGLAVFVNQYGLEGLITFKQDCDFDADSYQVTIPASVSGLSKDVTLGIFDRCRVEIGVEKDKSTKRGRVKMALVL; translated from the coding sequence ATGGCGCCGATTTCTATCCAGaagcggccgcgcacggacgACGAAAAGGCGGCCGCGTACGTCAAGTTTCACCGCaagacggcgcgcggcaaggTCCTCAAGGTCCTGCGCGAGACCTACCACCGCGATGATATCCCCTGCGGCAGCGTGGCGTGTGCTTTTTGTGGCCCTGCGCTGTACGCCGCCGAAGGCGCCGGCTCTTCCATGCCGACGCGCAAGCCGATGCTCGATACGCGCGGCATTGAGAATACCTATACCGGCGCTCCCCACTATGTGATGATCGATACCAATGTGGTCCTGCACCAGATGGACGTGCTGGAAAACCCGGCCTTTACCAatgtcgtcgtcctccagacggtgctcgacgaggtgcgcaacCGCAGCCTGCCGCTGGCGAAccgcctgcgtgcgctcctcaCCGACCCGGACCGCAAGATGTGGCAGTTTTTCAACGACTTTCACGCCGATACCGcgatcgtgcgcgacgcacacgAGACGCCGAATGACCGCAACGACCGTGCGatccgccgcgcggctgcgTGGTACGCACAGCACCTCCAGACGTCCGACAgcaagctcggcgtggtgcTCGTGAGCGACGACGTGGACAATGTGCACAAAGCACGCACGGACGGCGTGACGGCGTGCAGCGTCCGCGAGTACATTACCGGCTTCCAGAACGCGGACCAGCTGCAGGACCTCCtttcggcgcgcgagctcgaagGCGAGAAGCaccccgagctgcagcgcaatgCACACGTCTTTGACGAGTACTGGGAGACGTCGCAGCTCGAAGCGGCGTTCCGTGCTGGGTCGCTGCACAAGGGCTTCTTTAATGCGAATGCGTTCAACTACCTCGAAggcacggtgcgcaccgagtcGCTCTCGAAGCCGATCCTCTTGCAAGGGCGCGAAGCTATGAACCGTgcggtcgacggcgacgtcgtctacgtcgcgctcctcccCGAGTCCGAGTGGAAAGGCGCGAcggacgcggtgctcgattccgacagcgcgcggcgcaacgacgatgcgcgcgatagcgacgacgacgaggaagagcaggtcgaggaaGAGACGCTTGCCATCACCGACGATGCCAAGAAGCAGCCGACCGGCCGCGTGgtcggcgtggcgcgccgcaactggcgctcgtacgtcgcgcacaTCGACCAGACGTCGGTGAACGAAGGGGCGATCGCCTCGCTTGGGCCACAGACCCTCTTTGCGTCGCCCGTCGACCGCAAGATTCCCCGCATCAAGATCCGTACGCGCCAGGTGAAGGAACTCCTGGGCCAAAAGATTCTGGTGACCATGGACGAgtggcgcgcctcgagccgctATCCCGAAGGGCACTTTgtccgtgcgctcggcgcggcggagagcaaagaggccgagcaAGAGagcctgctgctcgagtaCGACGTGCCGTACCGCCCCTTTTCGAAAGCGATCCTCGACTGCCTGCccgccgagggcgacgacTGGAAGGTGCCGCCGaaggacgcggcgagccCTGCGTGGCGCGACCGCGAGGACCTTCGTGCGGAAAACATCTGCAGTATTGACCCCCCCGGCTGCCAGGACAttgacgatgcgctgcacgccaaGCCCTTGCCGAACGGCAACATCCAGGTCGGCGTGCACATTGCGGACGTGTCCTACTTTGTGCGCCCCGACACGCCGAtggacgccgaggccgcgtcgcgtggTACGACCGTCTACCTCGTCGACAAGCGCATCGACATGCTCCCCCACCTTCTCGGCACGAACCTGTGCTCCCTGCGTCCgtttgtcgagcgccttgcgttTAGCGCGATCTGGGAGATGAcgcccgacgccgacgtcgtGTCGGTGCGCTTTACCAAGTCGGTGATTGCGAGCAAGGCCGCGTTTACCTACGAAGAGGCACAGAAACGCAAAGACAACAAAAAGCTCGACGACCCCATCACGACGAGTGTGCGCCTGCTCAACGGACTTGCGATCAAGCTCAAGCAGCGGCGTATGGAGGCCGGTGCGCTGAACCTCGCCTcgcccgaggtgcgcatccAGATGGACTCGCGCGAGTCCTCTGGCCCGATCGACGTCGAGCAAAAAGAGATGCACGAGACCAACAGCCTGGTCGAGGAGTTTATGCTTCTTGCGAATACCAGCGTCGCACAGCGCATCTACGAAGCGTACCCCACGAcggcggtgctgcgccgccacTGCCCCCCGCCGTCGGACAACTTTGACACGCTCAAGGACATTTTGAAAAAGCGGCGGGGCATGGACCTCGACACGTCGAGCTCcggcgcgcttgccgcgtcgctcgacaagTGCGTCGACAAGACCGACGCAACGTTCAACACGCTCGTGCGTATCCttgcgacgcggtgcatgctcgcggccgagtaCTTTTGTACTGGCAGCGTGGCGCGCAATGCGTTTGGGCATTATGGTCTTGCGATGGGCATGTACACGCACTTTACGTCGCCGATCCGCCGCTATGCGGATGTGCTTGTCCAccggcagctcgcggcggcgatccACTACGAGCCGCTCCCGACGTCGCTCTACTCGAAGCACTAtgtcgacgacgtgctcgcgGTGGTGAACAAGCGCCACCGTGCTGGGCAGCTTGCGggccgcgcctcggtcgagtTCTACGTGGGCCTTGCGATCACTGCACGCAATGCCGAGCGTGGGGCGGACGCGACGCAGGTCGGCAAGGGCGACGGGGCGGTGATGCTGCTGCGTGCAGACGCGTATGTCGTGCGCACCTTCCGCAACGGCCTCGCGGTCTTTGTGAACCAATACGGCCTCGAGGGCCTGATCACCTTTAAGCAAGACTGCGACTTTGACGCGGATTCCTACCAGGTGACGATCCccgcctcggtctcggGCCTGTCCAAGGACGTGACGCTCGGCATCTTTGACCGCTGCCGCGTGGAGATCGGCGTGGAAAAAGACAAGAGCACAAAGCGTGGCCGCGTCAAGATGGCCTTGGTCCTATAG